AGTATTTCATCGTGTAGCGGACGGAGCGTCCGATTTGGTGCGACGCATAACTTGCTCCGTGAACGGCTCCCGCCGACACGCCGAGCACACCGTCGGCTTCGATGCCGTTTTCGCACAACACGTCGAGTATGCCCGCCGCATAGATGCCGCGGTGTCCTCCGCCTTCGATTACGATTCCCGTTTTCATCGATATATTTCCGCCTTTTCCGTATTTCGATTATGTAATCAGTTTCCACTTGCCGTCGATCAGCAATTCGTGCGGCTTGAAATTCGATTTGTACACCATCGACTTGCAGTCTTTAAGCCAATAGCCGAGATAGTACCGTTGCAGATGAAATGTTCGGCACAATTCGATTTCCCTCAATATGCTGTAGGTGCCGATGCTTCTCTTTTTCGTTTCGTCCGACGTGTCATAGTAAAAATAATTTGACGACAGGCTTTCTTTTCCCGTGTCGATGATGCCGACGCCGATGAGCTTTCCGCTGTACCTGTAATCCATATTTATCGTGCCGGAATAAAACGATTCGTATCTGCCGTCCTCCGCCGTGCGGCAGATGCCGTTCATATCGATGAGCGTTTTTTTTGCTTCGTCAAAACTTTTTTCAGAGTCGGGATTGTGCCGCTTGTCGTAGATGCGGAAAAGCGTAACTTTTTCGTCGGTGACGAATTCGTCCGCTTTCGTCGTGATCGTTACGCCAAGATCGCGGTTCCGCTCGAACACTCGCCGCTGCGACTTCGACGGCTCGAACGCGTCCGGAAAAATTCTGATCGGAATACACGCTTTGCAATCGGGACAGTCGGCGCGATATACGTACGATCCTGATCGGCGGAAACCTTCGGCGAGGATGATGTCGAACAAAATTCGCTGACAGAGTGCGGGATCGTTTTCGATACGCTTCTGCTCTTCACCGTGCAGCAGCATAGCGGACGCTTCGTCCACTGACGGAATGCGGTAAATCGTTTCGTGCGACGTGCGGCCTTCAAAATAACCGCAGCCGCCGGCATACAGATTGTTAAAAGCATCGCCCCCTTCGTCGGATCGGATATCGCCGGCCATCGTTACAGTCCCGTACCCTCGTCGATTCCCATCATGATATTCATACACTGCACCGCAGCTCCCGACGCTCCTTTGCCGAGATTGTCGAAGCGTGCGGAGATTACGATGCGCTCGTCGTTTCCGTACACGAATATCTGCATATCGTTCGTTCCCGAAAGCGTATTTGCCGCGATAAATCCGCCGTCGATCGTATCCTGCAGTTCCATAACCTTAATAAATTTTGAACCCTCATAGCGGGACGCAAACATCTCCCGTACGTCAAGAGCGGAAACTTTTTTTGCAAGCAGCCGCACGTGCAGAGGCACGGTAACCGTCATACCCGAAAAATAATCGCATATATACGGAGTAAAGGCGGGCGGAAAATCCAAGCCGCTTATCTTTTGCATTTCCGGCAAATGCTTGTGATGCTGCGTCAGCGCGTAGAGGCGCGGGGAGGCGAGTTCTTCGGGGCGGTTTTCCGCTTCGTACTCGGCGATCGCTTTTTTGCCCGCGCCGCTGTAGCCTGAAACCGCGTGGCATACGACGGGATAATCGCGTCCCATGATGTGCGAAGAGATGAGCGGAAAGCAGATCGCGTTAAAGCCGCTCGCATAGCAGCCGGGAACCGCGACCCGTTTCGATCTTTCGATGCGGTGCCTGAAATCGCTTGAAAGTTCGGGGAAACCGTAATCCCAGCCGGGAGCCGTACGGTGCGCAGTCGACGCGTCGATGATGCGCACGGCGGGATTCGTGCACAGCTCTGCGGCTTCGACGGCAGCGGCATCGGGGAGACATAAAAACGTAAAGTCGGAATTATTAATTAATTTTTTTCGTTCGTCCGCGTCTTTTCTTTTGTCGTCGTCTATGCGCAGTATTTCGATGTCGCTTCGCTTTGCAAAGCGCTCGTATATCTTTAAACCCGTCGTACCTTCCTGTCCGTCGATAAAAACCCTGTATGCCATACGTCTACTATAGTGCAGTAAAAAAAACTGTGCAATCACAACAGGATGTAGTACAAATATTCTTTTTCTTTTTCGGGTGTTGCGCCTCGCTTCGCTCGGCGCCGGGCTTTGCGGGGTTCCGCGCATAAGCGCTCCATTCCCTCGCTCGCACGGCTCGCTCGGGAACGGCTTCGCCGCCCCTCCAATCCCTAACACGGAAGAGAGAGACGTAACCGGCGGCTTATCGAAATACGTTTACGGTTTTAATTTCAGACTGCACAAATATTTTTTGCGGTCGTCGGGAACGCGGTAACTTTCAATCGCTTTTTGAATCGTTTTGTTGTGAGTCCATACATCGAGCTTTTTCTTTTCGATAAAGGGAAGAGCGGCATCGTATTGTTTTGCGAGCGCCGTCGCAAAATACCATGCGACCATCATATTGATATAGTATTCGTCCGAACGTATTTTTGAAACGAGGGTCGCGGACGAAAGCGTAAAGCGTTCGTCGAGAAAAAAGCGCATGAGTATGCCGATGCCGAATCTCACCGTATAAGTTTTTTTCGATGCCATCCATTCCTGCGCTTTTTTGTACAACGCAGGAATATTTTTTTCGAGCGCTTTCGGACTCATCGAATCGCAGGTCGCCCAGTTGTCGACGTAGGGCAAAAAATCGTCGAGAGCGGCGACGGCGTCGTCGAAATCGGCAATCGTTTCGATGATGAACGCGTGTACGTTGTTTTCTTCGTAATAGACGTGCGGTAATTTTTTAATAAATTCTTTCGCATCGGAAGTCTTTGCGAAGTCTTTTGCAAAAGAGCGGAGCGCGGGAGTCCGTATGCCGATGATCGTTTCGCTCGGAAGCGTCGGCAAAAGTTTTTGCTGAAATCGCCGGTAAGCCTCATCCTGCATCGAAAATAATTTTTTTTGAAGCGCCGTCATAAAACAAGTGTAGCCGAAATACCGGCGGGAAACAAGGGTTATAAAAAAGCGGTAATCGATAACGGCGGAATACGAGAAACGAATTCTCCGGAGCTGATAGCACAGCATGCGTAAATTCGCTATACTGTCCGTATTCTATGGAACCGATATTGACTGTTGAAAATTTGACGAAGCGGTACGGCGCAAAGCCCGCGCTTAAAGATATTTCGCTCGTGCTCGAAGCGGGACGAATCATGGGACTCATGGGGCCGAACGGCAGCGGCAAGACGACGTTTTTGAAAGTCGTTGCGGGGCTGCAAAAGGCGAACGGCGGAAAAGTGTGCGTGTGCGGAAACCCCGTCGGCGTTGAAAGCAAAAAATACGTATCCTTTTTACCCGATCGGAATATTATGCCGAAGTGGATGACGGCACTCGACGCTTTCGATTATTACCGCGATTATTTTGACGATTTCGACGTGCGCAAAGCGTCCGATATGCTCGATTTCGTCCGTCTCGAAAAAAACGTTCCCGTCTCGCAGATGTCGAAAGGCATGATCGAAAAGCTGAATTTGACTTTGTGTTTTTCACGCAGTGCAAAATTGTTTTTGCTCGACGAGCCGCTCGGCGGCGTCGATCCCGTTGCAAGGGAAAGAATCGTATCGGCTATCGTCAACACGTACAATCCTTCTTCATCGATCATCGTGAGCACTCATCTCGTACACGACATCGAACACATGTTCAACGACGTGTGTTTTATCGGCAACGGAGAAATCGTGCTGTATGAAGATGCGAGCGTGCTGAAAAGCCGACGCGGCATGGACATCGATGAACTGTATATCGATACGTTTAAGGAAATGTAAAAAACGGCGTTTGAAATATCGCCGTCAGGGAGCTGTAATGATTACGCACGCAACGTTGAAACAGGAATGGAAAGCGAGCCGTCTGCGCATTTTGTATACGAGCGCCGTTATCGCGATGGTGCTGCTCGGTGCGGTTCTTGTTAATTTTATCGCGTATCAAACGAGGTCGGATCACCTTTCGCTTTTCGGTATGATACTGTATTTTATCGGATTTTGCTGCGCGGGGATCATCCCGCTGTATGCGCTGATTCGCGGAAGCGGCAATATGCAGCCGATTCTTTTCGGCGATACGGGATGGCTTGCGTTGCTTGTGCCCGAACGAAGCTATGCACAGCTCGGAGCGAGGCAGCTCGTAAATCTTGCCGAATACGTCATCTATATGCTGCCGGCTCTGTTGTATCTGTCGTTTATGGCGCCGACTGCGGGGCTCTTGTTTCACGGCGCGTTTTCGGAATATATGCCGTTTCCGGTCAACCCGGGTATGTCCTATGTCGAAAGCATAAAGCAGCTGTACCGCTTTGCGTTTGCCGAACATTTTTTAGAACTCGTACAATTCGGTGTCATGGGCGTCATCTCTTTTGCAAGCTGGCAGGCGATGTTCAATTTTGCGATGGCGCTGTATGCCGCATTTATCCGTACGAAAAAACCGAATAAATTTTTAATCGCGGTGATCATATTTTTTCTGTTTTATTTTCCGATGCGCATCGGTACGCTCGGTTTCGATGCCGACGTGAGCGACATGGTTCGGAACTCGTCGGTCTATGCGGCAGTGCTGCGCTATTCGTGGAATCATACGCTGCGTTATGCGATTTTCGGCGCAGTATATTTTTTGGCGACGGGCTGGCTTATGGAGCACAAAATCGAGGTGTGACGTGAACCACGCGATGGAACGTCTTCGGGAGCTTTCGAAAAAAAACGGACCGCTGTGCGTCGGACTCGACACCGATCCGTCGTATATCCCCGAAAGCGTTTTGCGCCGATTCGGCGGAAAAGCGGAAGCGGTTTTCGCATACAACAGAGAAATTGTTAATCGAATTGCGGCCGACAAAAGTGCGTGCTGCTGTAAAGTACAGATCGCGTATTACGAAGCGATGGGCGTTGCGGGAATGAGCGCGTATGCGAAAACGCTTTCGGCGGTGAGGGCTGCAGGGCTGTCGGTCATTTCCGACATCAAGCGGGGAGACATCGCGAATACGGCGGAAGCCTATGCGCGTGCGCATTTTTCGGGCGACTTCGAAACGGATATCGTGACGGTAAATCCGTATATGGGTTTCGATACGCTTTCGCCCTTTGCGGATTTTTGCAAAAAGGGCAAAGGGATATTCGTTTTGCTCCGCACGTCGAATCCCGGGGCGGCGGACATCGAACGAAGGGAGCTTAAAGAAGGAGGCGTCGTATTCGGCATCGTCGGTGCGGAACTCAAGCGGCTTGCGAAAGAATGCTCCGAGTATTATCCGGCCGAGTGCTGTCCGCCCGTCGGTGCCGTCGTCGGCTGTACGGAAGAAAGCGATGCCCGTTTTTTGCGCGACGCGTATCCCGAACTCTTTTTTTTGATCCCCGGCTACGGTGCTCAGGGCGGAAAAGCGCGCGTTGCCGCTGCACTCCTCGGCAAAGCCGGCGGCGTCGTCAACTCTTCGCGCGCTCTTTTATGCGCATGGAAAAACGATGCGGATTTCCTGCGAAAAGCGGATGAAGGGACGATTACGCTTTCCGATATGGCCGATGCGGCTGCTCGAAGCGCGCTTTCGGCAAAAGAAGAATTGTGCGCTTTGACGTAAGCGCCGGCTTTTACATCGTGCATCGGACAAAGATGCATCGCGTAAAGATTGTCATTTACGAATTGATGTGTTAGTATGAAGTCTGATGACGCGTTTTATTTAATTTGAAATTGAATCTTTCAACTCGGCTCTAAGCGCGGACACGCGGGATTTGTTCTGTCGTAAAGCGCACGCACAATATGTTTTACAACGGAGGTACGATAAAAAGCGCCGTCTGAAATATCGCCGATACTTTTTATCTCGAGTTTGCTTGGATGTTTGCAGAAGACGTGTATACGTGTTATTTCGATAAAAATCGCATGAATACGATACGTTTTGTTTTGCAAACTCGACTATTGAACGTGTGCGCACACGCGCACGGCTAAAAACTTTTTCGGAAATTGATATTTCCTGCAAAAGTTTTTATGGGAGGAAAAATGAGGAAATTCGCTTTTAAGCGGACGGCAGCGGTGATGCTTGCAGCATCGTTGTTTTTTGTTTCTTGCGGAGGCGGAAACAAATTCAAAGCGGGAACCTATACCGGTGAGGGTACGGGTATGGGAGGGGCGCTCACGGTGCAGGTAAAGCTTTCCGCTTCGAAAATCGAATCGGTAACGGTAACGAAGCACAACGAAACGCCCGGCATCAGCGATCCTGCGATCGAAAAGATTCCGGCGCAGATCGTCGCTTCCCAAAAAACGAACCTCGATGTTATCGGCGGATGTTCGATTACGAGCCGCGCGATTATGCAGGCGGCGGATGCTGCGCTCAAAAGCGCGGGCGTCAATGTCGAAAAGCTTAACGCGGCAACCGTTTCTTCTGCGGAAACGAAAGCGGCCGATGTCGAAAAGACGGCGGACGTTATCGTCGTCGGCGCGGGAGGAGCGGGTATGGCAGCCGGCGTTCAGGCAAATCAAAACGGCGCGACGGTTATCATCATCGAAAAGACGGCTCGCGTCGGAGGCGATACGATTATGGCCGGCGGCGCGCTGAACGCGGTCGACGACGGCAGCGAAACGGCAAAAGCGAACAAAGATTCGGTCGCGCTGCATTACAAGCAGACCTATGAGGGCGGCGACAAGCAGGGTGATCCCGCTTTGATCCACGTGCTTACGGATAATGCGTGGAAAGGCGTCGAGTGGCTCAAATCGATGGGCATGGAATTCAAGCCTGGCACGTTTACGGTAACCGGCGGTTTGTGGCCGCGCGCGCATAAACCGGTAGACCCCGTCGGCACGGGATTTTTCAAAACCTATAACCGCTATATCGATTCGCACGAGGGCATCGAAGTGATGCTCAACACGAAGGGTGAAAGTTTTATCGTCGAAAACGGTAAAGTCGTCGGCGTCAATGCGATCGGTGAAACGGGCAACAAAGTGACGCTTCGCGCGAATAAGGGCGTAGTTCTTGCGACCGGCGGTTTTGCACGCAATGTCGAAATGCGCGAAAAATATAACAAACAATGGCCGACGCTCGGTGCGAATATTCCTTCGACGAACCCGCCGAGTTCGACGGGAGACGCTTTTGCCATGCTCGAACCGCTTCACGCGCAGCTCGTGCAGATGGAAAACATCCAGCTCCTGCCGCTCGGCGATCCCGAAACGGGAAGCCTCTCCGGCAATATCGAAATGGATGTCGAACGCCGCATCTTTGTCAATAAAAACGGCGACCGCTTTGTCGATGAAGGCGCTAGGCGCGATACGATGACGATGGCGTTGTTTCATCAGCCGGATAACTATATGTGGATCGTACTCGATTCGCACTGCTATCCGACGGGCGACGAAAAAAACAATTTCAACGAATCCGCGAACGAACTTGTTGCGGCCGGCCGCGCGGTAAAAG
This Treponema socranskii subsp. buccale DNA region includes the following protein-coding sequences:
- a CDS encoding flavocytochrome c, whose product is MRKFAFKRTAAVMLAASLFFVSCGGGNKFKAGTYTGEGTGMGGALTVQVKLSASKIESVTVTKHNETPGISDPAIEKIPAQIVASQKTNLDVIGGCSITSRAIMQAADAALKSAGVNVEKLNAATVSSAETKAADVEKTADVIVVGAGGAGMAAGVQANQNGATVIIIEKTARVGGDTIMAGGALNAVDDGSETAKANKDSVALHYKQTYEGGDKQGDPALIHVLTDNAWKGVEWLKSMGMEFKPGTFTVTGGLWPRAHKPVDPVGTGFFKTYNRYIDSHEGIEVMLNTKGESFIVENGKVVGVNAIGETGNKVTLRANKGVVLATGGFARNVEMREKYNKQWPTLGANIPSTNPPSSTGDAFAMLEPLHAQLVQMENIQLLPLGDPETGSLSGNIEMDVERRIFVNKNGDRFVDEGARRDTMTMALFHQPDNYMWIVLDSHCYPTGDEKNNFNESANELVAAGRAVKANSVEELAKAMNVPADHLKAALDDFNKHVADKSKDAFGRTLYSTPIDKPPFYAAPRVPTVHHTMGGVKIDTGCHVYNTDGKIIPGLYAAGEVTGGIHGANRLGGNALTDTVVFGRIAGTNAAAGK
- a CDS encoding arginyltransferase; the protein is MAGDIRSDEGGDAFNNLYAGGCGYFEGRTSHETIYRIPSVDEASAMLLHGEEQKRIENDPALCQRILFDIILAEGFRRSGSYVYRADCPDCKACIPIRIFPDAFEPSKSQRRVFERNRDLGVTITTKADEFVTDEKVTLFRIYDKRHNPDSEKSFDEAKKTLIDMNGICRTAEDGRYESFYSGTINMDYRYSGKLIGVGIIDTGKESLSSNYFYYDTSDETKKRSIGTYSILREIELCRTFHLQRYYLGYWLKDCKSMVYKSNFKPHELLIDGKWKLIT
- the argC gene encoding N-acetyl-gamma-glutamyl-phosphate reductase yields the protein MAYRVFIDGQEGTTGLKIYERFAKRSDIEILRIDDDKRKDADERKKLINNSDFTFLCLPDAAAVEAAELCTNPAVRIIDASTAHRTAPGWDYGFPELSSDFRHRIERSKRVAVPGCYASGFNAICFPLISSHIMGRDYPVVCHAVSGYSGAGKKAIAEYEAENRPEELASPRLYALTQHHKHLPEMQKISGLDFPPAFTPYICDYFSGMTVTVPLHVRLLAKKVSALDVREMFASRYEGSKFIKVMELQDTIDGGFIAANTLSGTNDMQIFVYGNDERIVISARFDNLGKGASGAAVQCMNIMMGIDEGTGL
- a CDS encoding ABC transporter ATP-binding protein, whose amino-acid sequence is MEPILTVENLTKRYGAKPALKDISLVLEAGRIMGLMGPNGSGKTTFLKVVAGLQKANGGKVCVCGNPVGVESKKYVSFLPDRNIMPKWMTALDAFDYYRDYFDDFDVRKASDMLDFVRLEKNVPVSQMSKGMIEKLNLTLCFSRSAKLFLLDEPLGGVDPVARERIVSAIVNTYNPSSSIIVSTHLVHDIEHMFNDVCFIGNGEIVLYEDASVLKSRRGMDIDELYIDTFKEM
- the pyrF gene encoding orotidine-5'-phosphate decarboxylase, producing MNHAMERLRELSKKNGPLCVGLDTDPSYIPESVLRRFGGKAEAVFAYNREIVNRIAADKSACCCKVQIAYYEAMGVAGMSAYAKTLSAVRAAGLSVISDIKRGDIANTAEAYARAHFSGDFETDIVTVNPYMGFDTLSPFADFCKKGKGIFVLLRTSNPGAADIERRELKEGGVVFGIVGAELKRLAKECSEYYPAECCPPVGAVVGCTEESDARFLRDAYPELFFLIPGYGAQGGKARVAAALLGKAGGVVNSSRALLCAWKNDADFLRKADEGTITLSDMADAAARSALSAKEELCALT
- a CDS encoding DNA alkylation repair protein, which translates into the protein MTALQKKLFSMQDEAYRRFQQKLLPTLPSETIIGIRTPALRSFAKDFAKTSDAKEFIKKLPHVYYEENNVHAFIIETIADFDDAVAALDDFLPYVDNWATCDSMSPKALEKNIPALYKKAQEWMASKKTYTVRFGIGILMRFFLDERFTLSSATLVSKIRSDEYYINMMVAWYFATALAKQYDAALPFIEKKKLDVWTHNKTIQKAIESYRVPDDRKKYLCSLKLKP